In Hymenobacter sublimis, a single genomic region encodes these proteins:
- a CDS encoding glycosyltransferase: protein MRKKLLMVIPNLGLGGAQRAFHDHSVELSKYYDVTEAVFDLDLENLYPSGNRLESLQVTGGGGPMQKVSNFFKRVSQLKQLKQRLGTDICISHLEGADYVNLLSKGREKVILLIQGSKSHDRNISGLTGWLRKGVLMPLLYKRADRIVCVSRDIIPEMVEDYGVDRRKLSAINNSFEVESVWEKAQEPLPAAMQTVYASAPILVTSGRLAIQKNQKPLLSIFAELRKTQPAKLVFIGDGELRTELVEHARGLGLRVYEAWADVPLTPDFDVYFVGLQHNPFQYIRPATAFVFPSAWEGFPLALGEAMTCGVPVVSTDCPTGPREMLAPGSATPTHPIRAAEWADYGILMPMLTNAATLAADETMWVSTLHTLLADAAKRTQLGEAARLRSNDFTHANTFRRWQKLIDEVLAE from the coding sequence ATGCGTAAGAAGCTGTTAATGGTAATTCCTAACCTAGGGCTGGGAGGCGCTCAACGAGCGTTTCACGACCACAGTGTGGAATTAAGCAAATACTACGACGTCACGGAAGCTGTGTTCGACCTCGACCTTGAAAATCTGTATCCCTCTGGCAACCGTCTGGAGAGCTTACAGGTAACGGGGGGCGGCGGACCTATGCAGAAAGTGTCAAACTTCTTTAAGCGGGTCAGCCAGCTTAAGCAGCTCAAGCAGCGCTTAGGCACTGATATCTGCATTAGCCATCTGGAAGGGGCGGACTATGTGAATTTGCTCAGCAAGGGCCGGGAAAAGGTAATCCTGCTAATTCAGGGTTCCAAGTCGCACGACCGCAACATCAGTGGCCTAACTGGTTGGTTGCGCAAAGGCGTGTTAATGCCTCTGCTCTACAAGCGGGCCGACCGAATTGTGTGCGTCAGCCGGGATATTATTCCCGAAATGGTAGAAGATTACGGCGTAGACCGCCGCAAGCTAAGCGCCATTAATAATTCCTTCGAAGTGGAAAGTGTATGGGAAAAAGCGCAGGAGCCCTTGCCGGCTGCTATGCAGACCGTGTATGCGTCGGCGCCTATTCTGGTTACTTCCGGCCGCTTAGCCATTCAGAAAAACCAGAAGCCCCTGCTGTCTATTTTCGCTGAGCTTCGCAAAACTCAGCCGGCCAAGCTAGTGTTCATCGGCGACGGCGAACTGCGGACTGAGTTAGTGGAACATGCCCGCGGTCTGGGGTTGCGCGTGTACGAAGCCTGGGCTGACGTGCCGTTGACCCCGGACTTTGATGTGTATTTCGTGGGGCTGCAGCACAACCCGTTTCAGTACATTCGTCCAGCTACTGCCTTCGTGTTTCCCTCCGCCTGGGAAGGCTTTCCGCTGGCTCTCGGCGAGGCCATGACCTGTGGGGTGCCGGTAGTAAGCACCGATTGCCCTACCGGCCCTCGCGAAATGCTAGCCCCTGGCTCCGCCACGCCGACGCACCCCATCCGGGCAGCGGAATGGGCTGACTACGGCATTTTGATGCCCATGCTGACTAATGCCGCCACACTGGCAGCGGATGAAACAATGTGGGTCTCAACCCTGCATACCTTATTGGCAGATGCTGCTAAGCGCACGCAACTAGGTGAGGCAGCCCGCCTGCGCTCCAACGATTTTACCCACGCCAATACCTTTCGCCGCTGGCAGAAGCTAATCGACGAGGTACTAGCTGAGTAG
- a CDS encoding glycosyltransferase family 4 protein produces the protein MQILFLVPYPTGKAPSQRFRFEQYFDFLTAAGHRYWVAPFISEATWAILYKPGHQLQKVAGILGGFLRRFGLLFVVPKYDYVFIHREASPIGPPVFEWLISKVLGKKIIYDFDDAIWIPNTSEANKIVAGVKWHHKVGSICRWAYKVSCGNAYLRDYARQFNQKAVVNPTTIDTVNLHNQVRDQQAPGKLVIGWTGTHSTLKYIEQVVPVLAKLEQEFDFEFRVISNQPPELPLRSLVYQPWQKETEIADLLRFHVGLMPLEDDPWAKGKCAFKALQYMALGEPALVSPVGMNTEVVQEDVNGNVCATPEQWEAALRNLLSNPAVRSRMGQAARQTVEARYSVVANRENFLALFS, from the coding sequence ATGCAGATTCTTTTCCTGGTGCCCTATCCTACGGGTAAGGCTCCTTCCCAACGGTTCCGTTTTGAACAATACTTCGATTTCCTGACGGCCGCCGGCCACCGTTACTGGGTCGCCCCGTTTATTTCGGAAGCTACCTGGGCCATTCTGTACAAGCCAGGGCATCAGTTGCAAAAAGTAGCCGGCATTTTGGGTGGATTTCTGCGCCGGTTTGGGCTGCTCTTCGTGGTGCCGAAGTACGACTACGTGTTCATTCACCGCGAAGCTTCTCCCATTGGCCCGCCCGTATTTGAGTGGCTGATTTCCAAGGTGTTGGGTAAGAAGATTATCTATGACTTCGACGATGCCATCTGGATTCCGAACACCTCGGAGGCCAACAAGATAGTGGCCGGGGTAAAGTGGCACCACAAAGTGGGCAGCATCTGCCGCTGGGCCTATAAGGTTAGTTGCGGCAACGCCTACCTGCGTGACTATGCCCGGCAGTTCAACCAGAAGGCAGTTGTGAACCCTACCACCATTGATACAGTCAATCTGCACAACCAAGTGCGCGACCAGCAAGCCCCCGGGAAACTGGTTATCGGCTGGACGGGTACGCACTCAACCCTGAAATATATTGAGCAGGTAGTACCCGTGCTAGCGAAGCTGGAGCAGGAGTTCGATTTCGAGTTCCGGGTGATTTCCAATCAGCCGCCAGAATTGCCGCTGCGCAGCTTAGTGTATCAGCCTTGGCAAAAGGAAACTGAAATAGCAGATTTACTCAGGTTTCACGTGGGGCTAATGCCGCTCGAAGATGACCCTTGGGCGAAAGGTAAATGCGCCTTTAAAGCCCTGCAATACATGGCTTTAGGTGAGCCCGCGCTAGTGTCGCCCGTGGGTATGAACACGGAAGTAGTACAGGAAGATGTGAATGGGAACGTATGTGCCACGCCCGAGCAATGGGAGGCGGCCCTGCGCAACCTACTTAGCAACCCAGCGGTACGGTCCCGCATGGGTCAAGCAGCCCGCCAGACAGTGGAAGCTCGTTACTCCGTGGTAGCTAACCGCGAGAACTTCCTGGCGCTATTTAGTTGA
- a CDS encoding glycosyltransferase family 4 protein, producing MKKPLILVVDNSRAVTGALNAMRHATGPLREQFAFEYVVPTGSTARAVLEQDGYVVHELPFVEISRRKGDLLRYGPMLLLNGWRLYRLARQRSAQVIDLNDFYNLTGYVAKALSLGRLRVITHVRFLPQSLMQPLARTWRWLGERYADRVICVSEAVRRYFGGAANVQVVFDPIPGAERYPAPVVPASRPDDTVQLLYLSNYIQGKGQDFAVEAFQKAYAQDNRLRLKFVGGDMGMAKNREFRQQLEARVQEAGLVEVVSFQGFVSDVERAIKDADILLNFSESESFSLTCLDALYFGTPLIVSDCGGPAELFENGRSGLLVPNRDVAAMTLAITSLAADAKMRERFAAAGRAFVRNKFQPAATYNRLGQLYHEVLAKV from the coding sequence GTGAAAAAGCCTCTAATTCTTGTAGTAGACAATTCCCGGGCCGTGACGGGGGCACTGAATGCCATGCGGCACGCTACGGGGCCCTTGCGCGAGCAGTTTGCCTTCGAATATGTGGTGCCAACAGGTAGTACGGCCCGCGCCGTGCTAGAGCAGGACGGTTACGTGGTGCACGAGTTGCCTTTCGTGGAAATCAGCCGGCGCAAGGGCGACTTGCTGCGCTACGGGCCCATGCTACTGCTGAATGGTTGGCGCCTATACCGCCTGGCCCGGCAGCGGAGTGCTCAGGTTATCGATCTGAACGACTTTTATAACCTGACGGGCTACGTAGCTAAGGCGCTGAGCTTGGGGCGCTTGCGGGTAATAACGCACGTGCGCTTTTTGCCCCAAAGCCTGATGCAGCCCCTGGCCCGTACGTGGCGATGGCTGGGCGAGCGGTATGCCGACCGAGTAATATGCGTTTCCGAGGCGGTGCGTCGCTACTTCGGCGGGGCGGCCAACGTGCAGGTGGTATTTGACCCCATTCCGGGGGCGGAGCGCTACCCGGCTCCGGTAGTGCCAGCGTCCCGCCCCGACGATACGGTGCAGCTCCTCTACCTGAGCAACTACATTCAAGGGAAGGGGCAGGATTTCGCTGTCGAGGCGTTCCAAAAAGCGTATGCCCAGGACAACCGGCTACGTCTGAAGTTTGTGGGTGGCGACATGGGCATGGCCAAGAACCGGGAGTTTCGGCAGCAGCTGGAGGCCAGGGTGCAAGAAGCTGGGCTGGTAGAGGTAGTTAGCTTTCAAGGGTTTGTGTCCGACGTGGAGCGGGCCATCAAGGACGCCGATATCCTGCTGAATTTCTCCGAGTCAGAATCGTTTTCCCTTACCTGTCTCGATGCCCTGTACTTTGGCACCCCTCTCATTGTTTCGGACTGCGGTGGCCCGGCGGAGCTGTTTGAAAACGGCCGTTCCGGGTTGCTGGTGCCCAACCGTGACGTAGCGGCCATGACCTTGGCTATTACTTCCCTGGCTGCCGATGCAAAAATGCGGGAACGGTTTGCGGCTGCCGGTCGTGCGTTCGTGCGCAACAAGTTTCAGCCGGCCGCTACCTACAACCGGCTGGGTCAGCTCTACCACGAAGTTCTGGCTAAGGTCTAG
- a CDS encoding glycosyltransferase family 61 protein — translation MQYNILRINTIDRVLFPEKQFADQDFVIKRDDYPFRITPVRKDHLDARLQHQISLYENWTQDEYLLVYDKECIIEPKYGWAMSADKQLIYPSLGFSRVSYLPKPSTQIRKMQLDKLPAHEVLVSLRDTGEENYYHFYNDVLAKLFFLEEKLQLPYETPLLIAEALYKKSFFQYFLQHPYLKNRTWVIQKENEYIRSKKTYFCKPLTHTASYYERIRQMVQPQDLAPAGSGQRRIFITRSPKRLRFIENSAEIEAICQAEGFEVVDFDTMTLAQQAHMLSESRYVLGIHGAGLVNMMFRGSQPMGLLEIFPPGEYYPFHYMLMAAQHGYQYDSLIGEPSQNKYSGGFYVKPEEFRQRMHALLTQV, via the coding sequence TTGCAGTATAACATACTGCGCATCAATACAATTGACAGAGTTTTGTTTCCGGAAAAGCAGTTTGCTGATCAGGATTTCGTTATAAAGCGGGATGATTATCCTTTCCGGATAACTCCCGTGCGGAAGGACCACTTGGATGCCCGGCTCCAGCACCAAATTTCACTCTATGAAAACTGGACTCAGGACGAGTACCTATTGGTGTACGACAAGGAGTGCATTATTGAGCCTAAGTACGGCTGGGCCATGTCAGCTGACAAGCAGTTGATTTATCCCTCTTTAGGTTTCAGCCGCGTTTCTTATCTGCCCAAGCCCTCTACTCAGATTCGGAAGATGCAGCTTGACAAGCTACCTGCCCATGAGGTGCTGGTGTCGTTGCGTGATACGGGGGAGGAGAATTACTACCACTTCTACAATGACGTGCTGGCCAAGCTTTTTTTCCTGGAAGAAAAGCTGCAACTGCCGTACGAAACGCCCCTACTTATTGCAGAGGCACTGTACAAAAAATCCTTTTTCCAGTACTTCCTGCAGCATCCATATCTGAAAAACCGTACCTGGGTTATTCAAAAAGAAAACGAGTACATCCGGAGTAAGAAGACTTATTTCTGCAAACCGCTTACCCATACGGCGTCCTACTATGAGCGGATTCGCCAGATGGTACAGCCGCAGGACCTAGCGCCTGCTGGCAGCGGGCAGCGCCGGATCTTTATCACCCGCAGCCCAAAGCGGCTACGCTTCATTGAGAATAGCGCCGAAATAGAAGCTATTTGTCAGGCCGAAGGCTTTGAGGTAGTGGACTTTGATACCATGACGTTAGCTCAACAAGCTCACATGCTGAGCGAATCACGCTACGTATTGGGCATTCACGGTGCTGGTCTGGTGAACATGATGTTTCGGGGGAGCCAACCCATGGGTTTGCTTGAGATATTCCCGCCCGGCGAATATTACCCGTTCCACTACATGCTGATGGCGGCCCAGCATGGCTATCAGTATGATAGCCTGATTGGGGAGCCTAGCCAGAACAAATACTCAGGTGGGTTCTACGTGAAGCCGGAAGAGTTCCGCCAGCGCATGCACGCGCTCCTAACCCAGGTGTAG
- the rffA gene encoding dTDP-4-amino-4,6-dideoxygalactose transaminase, with amino-acid sequence MIPSPLPPDFIPFNRPHLAGPELEYIRQAVAAGKLSGNGEFTQRCQRFLEQRYGLLKALLTTSGTDALEMAALLLNLQPGDEVIVPSYTFTSTANAFVLRGARIVFADSHPDYPNLDVRQVAQLLTPRTRVIVLVHYGGQPAEHMLELLALAEEHGIWVVEDAAQAIEARFQDRPLGTFGHLAAFSFHETKNISAGEGGMLAINDPRFVARAEIIWEKGTNRAAFYRGEAARYEWVDLGSSFLASELNAAYLWAQLEAIDRIQARRRYLWERYAAALAPLAASGVFDLLPQLPNAQPNWHLFVLLCTDETNRDALLAYLRQRHILAVFHYLPLHLSPYYATQHDGRQLPHAERYAQTLVRLPLFHDLTDEQQDRIISAVQTFFRLRLGS; translated from the coding sequence ATGATTCCCTCTCCCCTCCCCCCCGATTTTATTCCTTTCAACCGGCCCCATTTGGCCGGGCCCGAACTGGAGTATATCCGCCAGGCAGTAGCCGCTGGTAAGCTGTCGGGCAATGGCGAGTTCACGCAACGCTGCCAACGGTTTCTGGAGCAGCGCTACGGCTTACTCAAGGCCCTGCTCACCACCAGCGGCACCGATGCGTTGGAAATGGCCGCGCTGCTGCTGAACCTGCAGCCCGGCGATGAGGTCATTGTTCCCAGTTACACCTTTACTTCTACTGCCAACGCTTTCGTGCTGCGCGGAGCCCGCATTGTTTTCGCCGATAGCCATCCGGATTATCCCAACCTGGATGTACGCCAAGTGGCGCAGTTGCTGACGCCACGGACGCGGGTTATTGTGTTGGTACACTATGGTGGGCAGCCAGCTGAGCATATGCTAGAACTGCTGGCGTTGGCAGAGGAGCACGGTATTTGGGTGGTAGAAGATGCGGCCCAAGCCATTGAGGCGCGGTTTCAGGATCGTCCGCTCGGCACCTTCGGGCACCTAGCGGCATTCTCCTTCCACGAAACCAAAAACATCAGTGCCGGTGAAGGCGGTATGCTGGCTATCAACGACCCGCGCTTTGTGGCTCGGGCGGAAATCATTTGGGAGAAAGGCACCAACCGGGCGGCATTCTACCGGGGCGAAGCAGCCCGCTACGAATGGGTTGACCTGGGTTCTTCTTTTCTGGCCTCGGAGCTGAATGCCGCCTACCTCTGGGCCCAACTCGAAGCCATTGATAGGATTCAGGCCCGGCGCCGCTACCTCTGGGAGAGGTACGCGGCAGCCCTTGCCCCATTAGCGGCTAGTGGTGTCTTTGATTTGTTGCCTCAGCTGCCTAACGCCCAACCGAACTGGCACCTGTTTGTCTTGCTCTGCACCGATGAAACGAACCGGGACGCGCTGCTAGCCTACTTGCGTCAGCGGCACATTCTGGCCGTATTCCACTACCTACCGCTGCACCTGAGCCCCTACTACGCCACTCAGCACGACGGGCGGCAGCTACCCCACGCGGAGCGCTATGCCCAAACGCTGGTACGCTTACCCCTGTTTCATGACCTCACCGATGAGCAGCAGGACCGCATCATCAGCGCAGTGCAGACTTTCTTCCGCCTCCGCCTTGGCAGCTAG
- a CDS encoding M20/M25/M40 family metallo-hydrolase — MQLLQALCQIAAPSGNEAPLTEFLLRYIQQHQANWRTLPTVVAGGEFQDCIILIFGKPRTAVFAHLDSIGFTVRYGKQLVRIGGPDAETGYRLVGRDAQGEIECTLQVNEETGALSYDFHREIERGTELTFRCDFRETETTVQSCYLDNRLGVWNALRLCETLQDGIVAFSCWEEHGGGSVAYLARHIYETYGVRQALISDITWVTEGVRPGQGVAISLRDSLIPRRSYVERIRRIAREAGIAHQLEVEASGGSDAKELQLSAQPWDWCFVGAPEDNVHSPDEIVAKMDIESMLALYQELMRKL; from the coding sequence ATGCAGCTTTTACAAGCCCTGTGCCAGATAGCGGCCCCTTCTGGTAATGAAGCTCCTCTAACAGAATTCTTGCTCCGGTACATACAGCAGCACCAAGCCAATTGGCGCACCCTGCCAACCGTAGTAGCAGGCGGTGAGTTCCAAGATTGCATTATTCTTATATTTGGAAAGCCCCGCACGGCGGTTTTTGCCCACCTTGACAGTATAGGCTTTACCGTGCGCTACGGCAAGCAGTTGGTGCGCATCGGCGGCCCCGACGCTGAAACCGGGTACCGCCTAGTGGGCCGCGACGCGCAGGGTGAGATTGAGTGCACGTTGCAGGTGAACGAGGAAACGGGGGCCCTGAGCTACGATTTTCACCGCGAGATTGAGCGCGGCACAGAGCTGACCTTCCGGTGTGACTTTCGGGAAACCGAAACCACCGTGCAAAGCTGCTATCTCGACAATCGGCTGGGGGTCTGGAACGCCCTGCGTCTGTGCGAAACCTTGCAGGATGGCATCGTGGCTTTCTCGTGCTGGGAAGAGCACGGCGGGGGCTCCGTGGCGTACCTGGCCCGCCACATCTACGAAACCTACGGCGTGCGACAGGCCCTAATTTCTGACATTACGTGGGTGACGGAAGGGGTTCGGCCGGGCCAAGGCGTGGCTATTTCCCTGCGCGACTCCCTGATTCCGCGCCGCAGCTACGTGGAGCGCATCCGGCGCATCGCCCGGGAAGCTGGTATTGCGCATCAACTAGAGGTAGAAGCCAGCGGAGGCTCCGATGCCAAGGAACTGCAGCTCAGCGCCCAACCCTGGGATTGGTGCTTTGTGGGGGCGCCCGAAGATAACGTGCACTCCCCCGACGAAATCGTGGCCAAAATGGACATTGAAAGCATGCTAGCTCTGTACCAGGAACTGATGCGCAAGCTCTAG
- a CDS encoding glycosyltransferase family 2 protein, producing the protein MPFTTALPLLSVVSPVYQASAVLDELVRRLEHTLTALPVRYEIILVDDGSADSSWELICRQAARTPCVRGLRLSRNFGQHHAITAGLEQCQGEWVVVMDCDLQDQPEEITRLWAKAQEGYEAVLARRGRRTDSAFTVWRARAFYAVLAYLTGQAQDAEVGNFGVYHRRLIDTVLQLRESTRYFPTMVRWAGFRQTSLPVAHGHSGRATSYSLSRRLQLALDIILTYSDKPLRLTVYFGLVLAFIAFGLGLVMLIRALRGQIVVLGYASLIVSLCFFCGVIITVLGVVGLYVGKTFEGVRARPLYVVADRTV; encoded by the coding sequence ATGCCTTTTACTACCGCCCTGCCCCTGCTTTCGGTTGTTAGCCCGGTCTACCAGGCTAGCGCTGTGCTGGACGAGCTGGTCAGACGTCTGGAGCACACGCTAACCGCTTTACCGGTTCGCTACGAAATCATTCTCGTCGATGACGGTAGCGCCGATAGCAGTTGGGAGCTGATTTGCCGGCAGGCGGCCCGCACCCCGTGCGTACGCGGCCTCCGCTTATCCCGCAACTTCGGGCAGCACCACGCTATTACAGCCGGCTTGGAGCAGTGCCAGGGCGAGTGGGTGGTGGTAATGGATTGCGACCTGCAGGACCAGCCCGAGGAAATTACGCGGTTGTGGGCCAAGGCTCAGGAAGGCTACGAAGCCGTGCTGGCCCGCCGGGGCCGCCGGACCGACTCGGCGTTTACCGTGTGGCGGGCCCGCGCCTTTTACGCCGTGCTGGCCTACCTGACGGGCCAAGCCCAGGATGCGGAAGTTGGCAACTTTGGCGTGTACCACCGTCGCCTGATTGATACCGTACTGCAACTGCGCGAAAGCACTCGCTACTTCCCTACTATGGTCCGCTGGGCCGGCTTTCGCCAAACCTCCCTGCCCGTAGCGCACGGCCACAGCGGCCGCGCTACGTCGTATTCCTTATCGCGCCGCCTGCAACTCGCCCTCGACATCATCCTGACCTATTCCGACAAGCCCCTGCGGCTGACCGTGTATTTTGGTCTGGTGCTGGCTTTTATAGCATTCGGACTGGGTTTGGTGATGCTGATTCGGGCGTTACGGGGGCAGATTGTGGTACTGGGCTACGCCAGCCTCATTGTTTCGCTCTGCTTTTTCTGCGGCGTTATCATTACCGTCCTGGGGGTAGTAGGCTTGTACGTCGGGAAGACCTTTGAGGGAGTGCGGGCCCGCCCCCTGTACGTGGTTGCCGACCGCACCGTATGA
- a CDS encoding tol-pal system protein YbgF, producing the protein MFKRLQFVLLLLLPLVGLAQQPDTARPPLLQDSLRQVQLENVDVAPGAIDTKGWLLLDKDIQTELEGAVFNLYNFKYDKAERQFRSLRRRYPNHPMPYFLLGLSTWWKIMPAGIQTTQYDKLFFAYMDTAITKGEALYKADNRNYEACFFLAAGYGFDARLHAERHDWRKATVGAKRALDYLDKSKEANGLSPEFLFGQALFNYYAVWIPDNYPLLKPVLLFFPKGNKQLGLQQLRNVADNGFYVGPEARVFLMRILINEEDKPEQAMPIARYLATTYPDNGYLQRIYANACFRQGEFRECERVSRDMLDKLNRGLPGYEANSGRYATYFLGYLMQNRYKDLAKAKEYYQRCIVFAETNGETKYGFYVFANLALARLADRGKDVTAARRYYSVVLDKSDHNSEQYKEAKTYLKTKRK; encoded by the coding sequence ATGTTTAAACGACTCCAATTTGTCCTGTTGCTGCTCCTGCCCTTAGTGGGGCTGGCTCAGCAACCCGACACGGCCCGCCCGCCCCTTCTTCAGGACTCATTGCGGCAGGTACAATTGGAAAACGTAGATGTTGCTCCCGGTGCCATTGACACCAAAGGATGGCTCCTGCTTGATAAAGACATTCAGACAGAGCTAGAAGGAGCCGTTTTTAACCTCTACAACTTCAAGTACGACAAGGCCGAGCGGCAATTTCGCAGCTTACGCCGCCGCTACCCCAACCACCCCATGCCCTACTTTTTGCTGGGGCTGAGTACGTGGTGGAAGATTATGCCGGCGGGTATCCAAACTACGCAGTACGACAAGCTTTTCTTTGCCTACATGGATACGGCCATCACCAAGGGTGAGGCCCTGTACAAGGCGGATAACAGAAATTACGAAGCGTGCTTTTTTCTGGCGGCGGGTTATGGTTTTGATGCCCGCCTGCACGCCGAGCGTCATGACTGGCGCAAAGCCACGGTAGGCGCCAAGCGCGCCCTAGACTACCTCGATAAAAGCAAGGAAGCCAATGGGCTAAGCCCAGAGTTTCTGTTCGGACAGGCCCTCTTCAACTACTACGCCGTCTGGATTCCTGATAATTATCCGCTACTCAAGCCCGTGCTGCTGTTTTTCCCCAAGGGCAACAAGCAGTTGGGGCTGCAGCAGCTGCGCAACGTAGCCGACAACGGGTTTTACGTGGGCCCCGAAGCCCGAGTGTTTCTGATGCGCATTCTTATCAACGAGGAGGACAAGCCGGAACAGGCCATGCCCATTGCCCGCTACCTAGCCACCACCTACCCCGATAACGGCTACCTCCAGCGCATTTATGCCAACGCCTGCTTTCGGCAGGGCGAGTTCCGGGAGTGCGAGCGGGTAAGTCGGGACATGTTGGACAAACTAAACCGAGGCCTGCCGGGCTACGAAGCCAACAGCGGCCGCTACGCCACGTACTTTCTGGGCTACTTGATGCAGAATCGCTACAAGGACTTAGCTAAGGCCAAAGAGTATTATCAGCGCTGCATCGTATTCGCCGAAACCAATGGCGAAACTAAATATGGATTCTACGTTTTTGCTAACCTGGCTCTGGCCCGCCTCGCTGATCGAGGCAAAGATGTAACGGCCGCTCGGCGCTATTACAGCGTAGTTCTTGATAAATCCGACCATAATTCGGAACAATACAAGGAGGCCAAAACGTACCTTAAGACGAAACGGAAGTAG